The following coding sequences are from one Gammaproteobacteria bacterium window:
- the cls gene encoding cardiolipin synthase, producing RIIYRRLPTSTSTAWILVIAALPILGLFFYIFFGDQKLSRRRARLGRKVNAFYQEMFDIADRDEDLKRIEPDSLYAKIAPLISQDTGFYPSRGNRIEHLTDVSDISRAMLNDIEQAERSCHMEFFIIRPYGLIADILNAVLDAAARGVDCRILADDIGSSDFFKSDWIQTLRDGGVKVERSLKTGFIRSLSERADLRNHRKLMVIDQDVAYTGSFNLIDPSYQGADADTRNWVDVILRLEGNIVLSLACVFNKDYLLDSQNAADEFVSLQDLPLDERDSTQTDAMLQLIPSGPEMQHSLIYEVLLAAFFNAKQSIYIVTPYFVPDEALILAVTNAARRGLDVTLILPSSIDSHLARYAGQSEFGKLLRSGVNITLFREGMLHTKAVIIDGELGFIGTVNMDQRSFYLNLEVTLAIADNEFLNAFSTVIKDYLEQSDRLDKERWAQRSPGTRLLENLCRLVGPML from the coding sequence ACTCGGACGCAAGGTAAACGCGTTCTACCAGGAAATGTTTGATATTGCCGACCGTGATGAAGATCTTAAACGCATTGAACCTGACAGCCTGTATGCCAAAATAGCCCCCTTGATCAGCCAGGACACCGGGTTTTATCCCTCGCGGGGTAACCGCATCGAACACCTCACCGACGTGAGCGACATCAGCCGCGCCATGCTCAATGACATCGAACAGGCCGAACGCAGCTGCCATATGGAATTTTTTATTATTCGACCCTACGGATTGATTGCAGACATCCTCAACGCCGTACTCGACGCCGCTGCCCGCGGGGTGGACTGCCGGATTCTCGCCGATGACATTGGCAGTAGCGACTTTTTCAAAAGTGACTGGATACAGACCTTACGCGACGGCGGAGTGAAAGTGGAACGTTCACTCAAAACCGGTTTTATCCGTTCACTCTCAGAGCGCGCCGACCTGCGAAACCATCGCAAGCTCATGGTCATCGACCAAGACGTGGCCTACACCGGCAGTTTTAATCTCATCGACCCAAGCTATCAGGGTGCCGACGCCGACACCCGCAACTGGGTGGACGTGATCTTGCGACTTGAGGGCAACATCGTGTTGTCACTGGCCTGTGTATTCAACAAAGACTATCTGCTGGACAGTCAAAATGCCGCCGACGAATTTGTCAGCCTGCAAGACCTGCCGCTCGATGAACGTGACAGCACACAAACCGACGCCATGTTGCAACTCATACCGTCCGGTCCCGAAATGCAACACAGTCTGATCTACGAGGTATTACTCGCGGCCTTTTTCAACGCCAAACAATCCATCTACATCGTGACCCCGTATTTCGTGCCCGACGAAGCCCTGATCCTGGCCGTCACCAACGCCGCCCGGCGTGGTCTGGACGTGACCCTGATCCTGCCGTCCAGCATTGATTCGCATTTGGCCCGTTACGCCGGACAATCCGAGTTTGGCAAACTGTTACGCAGCGGCGTGAACATCACCCTGTTTCGCGAAGGCATGCTGCACACCAAAGCCGTGATCATCGACGGCGAGCTGGGTTTCATTGGCACCGTGAACATGGATCAACGCAGTTTTTATCTAAACCTGGAAGTCACCCTGGCGATCGCCGATAACGAATTCTTGAATGCATTTTCCACTGTGATCAAAGACTACCTCGAACAATCTGACCGACTGGATAAAGAACGCTGGGCACAACGCAGCCCCGGCACCCGTTTACTGGAAAACCTCTGTCGGCTGGTCGGGCCGATGTTGTAG
- a CDS encoding acetyl-CoA carboxylase biotin carboxylase subunit, with product MNKFNSVLVANRGEIAVRILRAAQEQGYRAIAVYSEADAEALHVQVADAAVLIGAAAVKESYLDMHKILQAAKQTGAQAIHPGYGFLSENAEFAKACEQAGNVFIGPSAHAIDAMGNKAAAKRLMIAAEVPCVPGYEGEDQSDEKLLIAAESIGFPLMVKAAAGGGGRGMRLVQSFDHLADAIQSARSEALNAFGSDELILEKAIINPRHVEVQVFGDSHGNVIHFGERDCSVQRRHQKVIEEAPCPVMTPELREAMGAAAVNAAKSIDYVGAGTVEFLLDADKHFYFLEMNTRLQVEHPVTELVTGYDLAALQFVVAQGEPLPVMQEDVHLYGHAIEARLYAEQPANDFLPATGSALLWDPPSGPGIRVDHGLNQGQEISPFYDPMLAKIIAYGEDRAAAIRRLHHALENTRLFGVENNREFLMQVLERDDFVQARATTAFIANNFTHEDFASKNASQTHILLAACLLYRKAQSEHRAKAIANANEAFGWRNNRPVDVDYEFALADESSVVVSLRETAPEHYSVSIDSVVHPIDLYDNGHKVHYHMDNVQGNAVFSFTGKGEVTVQIDGVCHTLVNQRAFTKGDVDSAGSGSVTAPMHGNVLSVSVNVGDQVEVGQTLAILEAMKMEHRIIAEVAGEVSSVIAVAGNQVSAGSLLMEIEEQE from the coding sequence ATGAATAAATTCAACAGTGTATTAGTGGCCAATCGTGGCGAGATCGCGGTGCGGATCCTGCGTGCCGCACAAGAGCAGGGCTATCGTGCCATCGCGGTGTACTCCGAAGCCGATGCCGAAGCCTTGCATGTGCAAGTGGCTGATGCCGCGGTCTTGATCGGGGCTGCTGCGGTCAAGGAGTCCTACCTTGATATGCACAAGATCTTACAGGCGGCCAAACAAACCGGGGCCCAGGCCATTCATCCGGGTTACGGTTTTTTATCCGAGAATGCCGAGTTTGCCAAGGCCTGTGAACAGGCCGGTAATGTGTTCATCGGGCCGTCTGCCCATGCCATTGATGCCATGGGCAACAAAGCCGCGGCCAAGCGTTTGATGATCGCGGCTGAGGTGCCGTGTGTGCCGGGTTATGAAGGGGAAGACCAGTCGGATGAGAAATTACTTATCGCAGCCGAGTCCATCGGGTTTCCGCTGATGGTTAAAGCCGCCGCCGGTGGTGGTGGGCGCGGCATGCGTTTGGTGCAAAGTTTTGATCATCTCGCCGACGCCATTCAATCCGCTCGCAGTGAAGCCCTGAACGCGTTTGGATCGGATGAACTGATCCTGGAAAAAGCCATTATCAATCCACGTCATGTGGAAGTGCAGGTCTTTGGTGACAGTCACGGCAACGTGATCCATTTTGGCGAGCGCGATTGTTCGGTGCAAAGACGGCATCAAAAAGTTATTGAAGAAGCCCCGTGCCCGGTCATGACACCCGAGTTACGTGAAGCGATGGGTGCGGCGGCGGTCAATGCGGCAAAAAGTATTGACTATGTGGGCGCTGGCACGGTCGAGTTTTTACTCGACGCCGATAAGCATTTTTATTTTCTGGAAATGAATACACGCTTGCAGGTCGAGCATCCGGTGACCGAACTGGTGACCGGCTATGACCTGGCCGCTTTGCAATTTGTGGTCGCCCAGGGTGAACCCCTGCCGGTCATGCAGGAAGATGTGCATTTGTACGGGCATGCCATCGAAGCGCGTTTATACGCCGAGCAACCGGCCAATGATTTTCTTCCGGCAACCGGAAGTGCGCTTCTCTGGGATCCACCCTCGGGTCCGGGCATACGTGTGGATCATGGCCTCAATCAAGGCCAGGAGATCTCGCCTTTTTATGACCCGATGTTGGCCAAGATCATTGCCTATGGTGAAGATCGTGCGGCGGCAATCAGACGTTTGCACCACGCACTGGAAAATACCCGCTTGTTCGGGGTGGAGAACAATCGTGAATTCTTGATGCAGGTACTTGAACGCGACGACTTTGTGCAAGCTCGTGCGACCACGGCATTCATAGCAAATAATTTTACGCACGAGGATTTTGCAAGCAAAAATGCCTCGCAGACGCATATTTTACTCGCCGCCTGTTTGTTGTATCGCAAAGCCCAAAGCGAGCATCGCGCCAAGGCCATCGCCAATGCCAATGAAGCGTTTGGCTGGCGCAATAATCGCCCGGTGGATGTTGATTATGAGTTTGCCCTGGCCGACGAATCCAGTGTAGTGGTGTCGTTACGCGAAACCGCACCCGAACATTACAGTGTGAGTATCGATTCGGTAGTACATCCGATCGACTTGTACGACAACGGCCACAAAGTGCATTACCACATGGACAATGTGCAAGGCAACGCGGTCTTCAGTTTCACCGGCAAGGGTGAAGTAACGGTTCAGATCGATGGCGTGTGCCACACCCTGGTGAATCAACGCGCCTTTACCAAAGGCGATGTGGATTCCGCCGGAAGCGGTTCGGTCACCGCACCCATGCACGGCAATGTGCTCAGCGTTTCAGTCAACGTCGGCGATCAAGTAGAAGTCGGACAAACCCTGGCAATACTCGAAGCCATGAAAATGGAGCATCGCATAATTGCTGAAGTGGCGGGAGAAGTGAGTTCGGTGATTGCAGTTGCCGGTAACCAGGTTTCAGCGGGTAGCTTGTTGATGGAGATCGAGGAACAAGAGTAA